The bacterium region ATCACCGCGGTCCTGCGGCCGGCGGCCGCGAGCGCCTTCGCCAGCGGATTCCCCCCTTGGCCGGAGCCGAGGACGATTGCGTCATAGGCGTGGGTGGCCGTCATCACCGCACCTCTACCGTCGGCGAAATCTGCGCCGCCGAATGGTCACCGCTGAGCCGGGAGGCCTAGACCGATCCGAACACCCCGCGGAAGCGGCTGAGAAACGCCTGCAGTCGGCTGGTGCGCGGGCGCACCAGGACCTCCCCCGGGGGCCCTTCCTCGGCGATGATCCCGCCGTCCATGAACACCACCCGGTGGGCGACCTCGCGAACAAAGATCATCTCGTGGGAGACGACCAGCATCGTCTGGCCGCTGCGGGCCAGATCCTGCATCACGGTGAGCACCTCACCGACCAACTCCGGATCGAGGGCGGAGGTGACCTCGTCGAAGAGCATCAGCTTGGGCTGCATCGCCACCGCCCGGGCGATCGCGACCCGCTGCTGCTGGCCGCCGCTGAGCTGGAACGGATACGCCTTGATCTTGTCGGCGAGGCCCACGCGCTCGAGCCAGGTGAGGGCGGTCTGCCGCGCCTCCGCCCGCGGCCGGTGCTGCACGCGCACGAGCCCCAACGTGACGTTGTCGAGGACCGTCATGTGCGGGAAGAGATTGTAGCTCTGGAAGACCATCCCGACCTCGGCGCGCTGCCGCGAGATCTGGGACTCGGGCAGCCGGCGCAGCCGGCCGTCGGCCTCCCGGTACCCGATCAGCTCCTGCCCGATGTAGATCCGACCCTGCTGGTAGTCTTCGAGGGCGTTCACGCACCGCAGCAGCGTCGTCTTCCCCGACCCGCTCGCCCCGATCAGCGCGACCACTTGCCCGGGGCCGACGTCCAGC contains the following coding sequences:
- a CDS encoding amino acid ABC transporter ATP-binding protein, which translates into the protein MPPVLRIVDLHKRFGTLEVLRGISLDVGPGQVVALIGASGSGKTTLLRCVNALEDYQQGRIYIGQELIGYREADGRLRRLPESQISRQRAEVGMVFQSYNLFPHMTVLDNVTLGLVRVQHRPRAEARQTALTWLERVGLADKIKAYPFQLSGGQQQRVAIARAVAMQPKLMLFDEVTSALDPELVGEVLTVMQDLARSGQTMLVVSHEMIFVREVAHRVVFMDGGIIAEEGPPGEVLVRPRTSRLQAFLSRFRGVFGSV